One genomic window of Elaeis guineensis isolate ETL-2024a chromosome 2, EG11, whole genome shotgun sequence includes the following:
- the LOC105055368 gene encoding LEAF RUST 10 DISEASE-RESISTANCEUS RECEPTOR-LIKE PROTEIN KINASE-like 1.5, with protein MPPPPPFPLPLLVLSALLSAAGSHHACSPPPHDGRTPHPSCPPFRSPPSSFPFSSSPGCGHPSFQINCSSPHSLISIHSSPFLILDHHPNTLLLSPSVPHSSSSACPSLPTAPVNLSGSPFRLSADSCSRLFSLRPCPLAASATSSCRLSRWQRLLLSKPHLLLNSCFHASLPRAAAAAPCQHDVYASIAAFLRSGFLVEWDSTSDPYFSNCSSCRRATDGICGFNDSSSSKDFLCFPSADHLGRQPNGGPTHRLLILITTLFAVACLLVVVLSLWAAASLRRRRDDPCGAAGDPMTAFLRRHHLHPPVYAYDQLHVATGGFDPRRKIGDGGFGAVYLAQLGDGRIAAVKRLHRHHPSASTKSFCNEILILSSLRHPNLVRLHGYCCDPRGLLLVYDYVPNGTLADHLHGSRSSYSRAALTWAIRVDIALQTAAALEYLHFSLKPPVVHRDITSANIFVERDMRVKVGDFGLSRLLSLPEDSSSGSSEYVCCTGPQGTPGYLDPDYHRSFRLTEKSDVYSFGVVLLELVTGMKAVDLGRDRREVALADLAVAKIQVGALHQVVDPVLLRQGKEAMATVEAVAELAFRCVAGDKDDRPDARELVEELKRIRSRLHDARM; from the coding sequence ATGCCGCCGCCTCCTCCATTCCCGCTTCCACTCCTCGTCCTTTCCGCTCTACTCTCCGCGGCGGGTTCGCACCACGCCTGCTCGCCCCCTCCCCACGATGGCCGCACGCCCCACCCGTCCTGCCCCCCGTTCCGTTCACCGccctcctccttccccttctcttcctcccCCGGGTGCGGTCACCCCTCCTTCCAGATCAACTGCTCCTCCCCCCATTCCCTCATCTCTATTCATTCCTCCCCTTTCCTCATCCTCGACCACCACCCCAACACCCTCCTGCTCTCCCCCTCCGTCCCCCATTCCTCCTCCTCTGCTTGTCCTTCTCTCCCCACCGCCCCCGTTAATCTCTCCGGCTCCCCTTTCCGCCTCTCAGCGGACAGCTGCTCCCGCCTCTTCTCCCTCCGCCCCTGCCCCCTCGCCGCCTCGGCGACCTCCTCCTGCCGCCTCTCGAGGTGGCAGCGCCTCCTCCTCTCCAAACCCCACCTCCTTCTCAACTCCTGCTTCCACGCCAGCCTCCCCCgagccgccgccgccgccccctGCCAGCACGACGTCTACGCCTCCATCGCCGCTTTCCTGCGCTCCGGCTTCCTGGTCGAGTGGGACTCCACCTCCGACCCCTACTTCTCCAACTGCTCTTCGTGCCGGCGCGCCACCGACGGGATCTGCGGCTTCAACGATTCGTCTTCCTCTAAGGATTTCCTCTGCTTTCCTTCAGCCGATCATCTTGGCCGCCAGCCCAACGGCGGCCCCACCCACCGTCTCCTCATTCTAATCACCACCCTTTTCGCCGTCGCCTGCCTTCTTGTTGTGGTGCTCTCTCTCTGGGCCGCCGCCTCCCTCCGCCGCCGCCGGGACGACCCCTGCGGTGCAGCGGGTGACCCGATGACCGCCTTTCTCCGCCGGCACCACCTCCACCCGCCGGTGTACGCCTACGACCAGCTCCACGTCGCCACTGGCGGCTTCGACCCCCGGCGCAAGATCGGGGACGGCGGGTTCGGGGCGGTGTACCTCGCCCAGCTTGGCGACGGCCGGATCGCCGCCGTGAAGCGGCTCCACCGCCACCACCCGTCGGCGAGCACCAAGTCCTTCTGCAACGAGATCCTGATCCTCTCCTCGCTCCGTCACCCCAACCTCGTCCGCCTCCACGGCTACTGCTGCGACCCCCGCGGCCTCCTCCTAGTGTACGACTACGTCCCCAACGGCACCCTCGCTGACCACCTCCACGGCTCCCGGAGCTCCTACAGCCGGGCCGCTCTCACCTGGGCCATCCGCGTCGACATCGCCCTCCAGACCGCCGCTGCCCTGGAATACCTCCACTTCTCTCTGAAGCCTCCGGTGGTCCACCGGGACATCACGTCGGCCAACATATTCGTGGAGAGAGATATGAGGGTGAAAGTCGGCGACTTTGGTCTCTCGAGGCTGCTCTCGCTGCCGGAGGATTCGTCGTCGGGCTCATCGGAGTACGTCTGCTGCACGGGGCCACAGGGCACGCCGGGGTATTTGGACCCGGATTACCACCGGTCTTTCCGGCTGACGGAGAAGAGCGACGTGTATAGCTTCGGCGTGGTGCTGCTGGAGCTGGTGACGGGGATGAAGGCGGTGGACTTGGGGAGGGACCGGAGGGAGGTGGCGCTGGCCGACCTGGCGGTGGCCAAGATCCAGGTCGGGGCGCTGCACCAGGTGGTGGACCCGGTGCTGCTGCGTCAGGGAAAGGAGGCCATGGCGACTGTGGAGGCGGTCGCCGAGCTCGCATTCAGGTGCGTGGCCGGGGATAAGGATGACCGGCCGGACGCGAGGGAGCTGGTGGAGGAGTTGAAGAGAATTCGCAGTCGATTACACGATGCTCGCATGTAA
- the LOC105055372 gene encoding LOB domain-containing protein 22-like, with amino-acid sequence MTVKGGTSQACAACKYQRRRCSADCPLAPYFPPEQPKQFQNAHRLFGVSNIIKILNKLEPPHKAEAMRSIIYEANVRDRYPVHGCLGLIFTLHLQIQHTQLELDAINAQLSLYRHHHQSSELHFASLSSSSSSPLTVNTSNYLPFDALPNNTDNKHVEEFWAHNSYNSGSASNSVIAVTGSGFQTPLGVEHEYDEISPYFDTIEEGRVYESSSELSLKETVQQEHVSENELKRAAACCNSNCNCRNLALTMQVKMTELAILVAIFGIVIRMHAGCN; translated from the exons ATGACGGTGAAGGGCGGCACGAGCCAGGCATGCGCGGCGTGCAAATACCAGCGTCGCAGATGCTCCGCCGATTGTCCGCTCGCTCCTTACTTCCCTCCCGAGCAGCCCAAGCAGTTCCAGAATGCCCACCGTCTCTTCGGTGTTAGCAACATCATTAAAATACTCAACAAACTCGAACCGCCGCATAAGGCGGAGGCCATGCGTTCTATCATCTATGAGGCCAATGTTCGTGATCGCTATCCTGTACACGGCTGTCTAGGTCTTATTTTCACCCTCCATCTTCAGATTCAGCACACGCAATTAGAGCTGGATGCCATCAATGCACAGCTTTCTCTCTATCGCCACCACCATCAGTCGTCGGAACTGCATTTCGCTTCATTGTCTTCATCATCCTCCTCTCCTTTAACTGTCAATACATCTAATTATCTGCCTTTCGATGCTCTACCTAATAACACTGACAACAAGCATGTCGAAGAATTTTGGGCTCATAATTCCTACAACAGTGGCAGTGCCAGTAATTCAGTGATCGCGGTTACAGGTTCAGGTTTCCAGACTCCATTAGGAGTGGAGCACGAATATGATGAAATATCACCATACTTTGACACTATAGAGGAAGGTCGAGTCTATGAATCAAG ttcTGAGTTGTCGCTGAAGGAAACAGTGCAGCAGGAACACGTTTCAGAGAATGAGCTAAAAAGAGCCGCAGCAT GTTGTAATTCCAATTGCAATTGTCGAAACCTTGCATTAACAATGCAGGTTAAAATGACAGAACTTGCAATTTTAGTTGCAATCTTCGGGATCGTGATCCGTATGCATGCAGGCTGCAATTGA